From the Marinomonas sp. THO17 genome, one window contains:
- a CDS encoding XRE family transcriptional regulator, with amino-acid sequence MTSDAPSRHIKALKEGEISQEREQSPRLKLEDYIAMQVKRKRMAQNLKIADVARIAKLSQGMVSKIENAQVSTSLDTLGRLCDAIGLSISQLFADYDRPEGGAQHTKAGQGMEVVRRGTEKGHTYHLLNYTRGETQIVEPFLITMDDASEIFPTFSHPGQEFIYILEGEIMYRHGNKLYHMEKGDSLSFDSSIPHGPEELLEVPIKLLSFITHSNDI; translated from the coding sequence ATGACAAGCGATGCACCATCAAGACACATAAAAGCACTTAAAGAGGGCGAAATTAGCCAAGAAAGAGAACAATCCCCTCGCTTGAAATTGGAAGACTATATTGCCATGCAAGTAAAACGTAAGCGGATGGCTCAAAATCTGAAAATTGCCGATGTCGCCCGTATAGCAAAGCTCAGTCAAGGCATGGTAAGCAAAATAGAAAACGCGCAAGTATCGACTAGCTTAGATACCCTTGGACGTTTATGTGATGCGATTGGCCTATCTATTTCACAACTCTTTGCCGACTATGACCGTCCCGAAGGAGGGGCGCAACACACAAAAGCAGGCCAAGGAATGGAAGTAGTAAGAAGAGGAACAGAAAAAGGACATACTTACCATCTACTGAATTACACTCGCGGTGAAACTCAGATTGTTGAGCCTTTTCTCATCACGATGGACGATGCAAGCGAAATATTCCCAACATTTTCCCATCCCGGTCAGGAGTTTATTTATATTCTAGAAGGGGAGATCATGTATCGTCATGGTAATAAGCTTTACCACATGGAAAAAGGGGATTCTTTATCTTTCGATTCCAGCATTCCACACGGGCCAGAAGAATTGCTTGAAGTACCTATCAAACTGTTATCTTTTATCACTCACAGTAACGATATATAG
- a CDS encoding arsenate reductase ArsC, with the protein MKILYICTHNRCRSILSEAITNGMSGNLIEAKSAGSQPVGEVHPLSIKYLQQAGYSTEHLQSQSWDDFEDFAPDLVITVCDSAAGETCPVYFGKSLKMHWGLTDPSKLEANEEHKQQAFMACIKTIEERVAQLKVLASRQLDKNQLKFELEILGAQ; encoded by the coding sequence ATGAAAATTTTGTACATCTGCACTCACAATCGTTGTCGCAGTATTTTGTCTGAAGCCATTACCAATGGCATGTCAGGCAATCTGATCGAAGCCAAAAGCGCTGGCAGCCAACCTGTGGGTGAAGTGCATCCCTTATCCATAAAATATTTACAACAAGCAGGCTATTCAACTGAGCATCTACAAAGCCAGTCGTGGGATGACTTTGAAGATTTCGCTCCTGATTTGGTCATTACCGTATGTGACTCAGCGGCTGGTGAAACCTGCCCAGTTTACTTTGGTAAGAGTTTAAAAATGCATTGGGGACTGACTGATCCTTCCAAACTGGAAGCAAATGAAGAGCACAAGCAGCAAGCTTTTATGGCCTGCATTAAGACCATTGAAGAGAGGGTCGCACAACTAAAGGTCTTGGCCTCTCGCCAATTGGATAAAAATCAGTTGAAATTTGAACTTGAGATATTGGGAGCCCAATAA
- a CDS encoding metalloregulator ArsR/SmtB family transcription factor, producing the protein MTPLAFYKCLADDTRLKTLLLISQTGEACVCDLQEALQLDQPKTSRHLAELRKCGILQDQRRGKWVYYQIHEQLPEWAKQVIQDTAQHNPDYYQQALDILKTCQTASNHCC; encoded by the coding sequence ATGACGCCCTTAGCTTTTTATAAATGTTTGGCTGACGACACTCGCTTAAAGACCTTATTACTGATTTCTCAGACAGGTGAAGCCTGCGTTTGTGATCTACAAGAAGCCTTACAATTAGACCAACCCAAAACCTCACGCCACCTTGCAGAACTACGTAAATGTGGAATTTTGCAGGATCAACGCCGAGGCAAATGGGTGTATTACCAGATTCATGAGCAGCTACCGGAGTGGGCAAAACAAGTCATTCAGGACACAGCTCAACACAACCCTGACTATTATCAGCAAGCCTTAGATATTTTAAAAACATGCCAAACGGCATCCAACCATTGTTGCTAA